From a region of the Candidatus Sulfotelmatobacter sp. genome:
- a CDS encoding DEAD/DEAH box helicase, translating to MLGEFHPLVGEWFEERFGQPTEPQIHGWPLIRAGEDVLISAPTGSGKTLAAFTLCLDSLVREAADGTLPDEVVAVYVSPLKALTNDVRINLETPLAELQARGAARGLPLTAIRTAVRTGDTQTVERARMLRKPPHILVTTPESLFILMTAEKSRAVLRNVRTVVVDEIHALAADKRGSHLALTLARLDALVTGAGGKKPQRIGLSATVRPLEEVARFLSPAARVVNVGDRRPMTLTVDVPQSDELGPVASGEMWAELYDTIAQWIGEHRTTLIFVATRRASERVAFALTERLGEGVVLPHHGSLSREKRFEAEQKLKAGELRAVVATASLELGIDVGAIDLVVQLGSPRAIATALQRIGRSGHWIGARPEGRLVATTRDELLECAALVRAMRTGAMDALTIPPAPLDILAQQIVAACAAEEWSTDALFALVRGAYPYRALERKAFDDVVAMLADGIASSRGRSGTYLHYDRVNGRLRGRRGARIAAITSGGAIPETANFNVIAEPDGQLVGTLDEDFAVESMAGDVFLLGTTSWQIRRVENGVVRVVDAHGAPPSIPFWNGEGRGRTVELSFEVSQVRRAIDERNDADAVAWLQQECAMDRAAAEQAVTYVRAGKAILGVVPTDTTLVAERFFDEGGGMQLILHTPFGARINRAWGLALRKKFCRSFNLELQAAATDNGLVLSLTDQHAFPLDVVWEYVKSASVEETLRQALLTAPMFGARWRWNATRALAVLRWMGGRKVPPQLQRMRSDDLLAACFPDAAACQENITGPMRIPDHVLVNETMTNCLHEAMDLEGLTAILRRVEAGELRTVAVDTPEPSPFCHEILSANPYAYLDDAPLEERRTRAVTLRRTIRTDLDGSGILDPAAIAEVAESAWPLVRDADELHDALATLVVVAPLAGWRDWYDELVAQRRATTLTTAGGTALWTCAERLELARLAYPDATLAPEIAAVPTPALPERREDAFAEILRGWLESSGPATVAELAARFAVDTATIEVALVRLEVDGQVLRGRFRGGSDEEWCNRRVLARIHHLTLGKLRREIEPVTTAEYVRFLYRWQHVAPGTRLHGLDGTMQVIRQLAGYEIPAAAWEASILPARVNGYKREYLDRLCYSGDLMWGRLAPHPTLRSEDDERARKIRPTKLAPIALFPREDAEALIVHRDAEDTAGLTPAAREVLEEIVRRGAPFFTDVVRGTKRLPAEVEEALWQLVAAGLVTADGFDALRSLIDAKRRLGEKGHRARPRSSSGRWTPLNAPTPAIDAEAFARRLLARWGVVFRDVVARETLAPSWRELLGALRRMESRGEIRGGRFVAGYVGEQYALPEALDALRAARRAGDGGEVVAVSAYDPLQHAAALLPGAPARPKKLVAIS from the coding sequence ATGTTGGGCGAGTTTCACCCGCTGGTCGGGGAGTGGTTCGAGGAGCGATTCGGGCAGCCGACCGAGCCGCAAATTCACGGTTGGCCGCTCATCCGGGCAGGCGAGGACGTGCTCATCTCCGCGCCGACCGGCTCCGGCAAGACGCTGGCCGCCTTCACCCTCTGCCTCGACAGCCTGGTGCGCGAGGCGGCTGACGGCACGCTGCCCGACGAGGTCGTCGCGGTCTACGTCTCGCCGCTGAAGGCGCTGACCAACGACGTTCGCATCAACCTCGAGACGCCGCTGGCCGAGCTGCAGGCGCGCGGCGCCGCCCGCGGGCTGCCGTTGACCGCCATCCGAACCGCCGTCCGCACGGGCGACACGCAGACGGTCGAGCGCGCCCGGATGCTGCGCAAACCGCCGCACATCCTGGTCACCACGCCCGAGTCGCTGTTCATCCTCATGACGGCCGAGAAGTCGCGCGCGGTGCTGCGCAACGTGCGGACCGTCGTCGTCGACGAGATCCACGCCCTGGCGGCCGACAAGCGCGGCTCGCACCTGGCGCTGACGCTGGCCCGCCTCGACGCTCTGGTCACCGGCGCCGGCGGGAAGAAGCCGCAGCGCATCGGCCTCTCCGCGACGGTCCGCCCATTAGAGGAAGTCGCGCGCTTCCTGAGCCCCGCGGCGCGGGTGGTCAACGTCGGCGACCGGCGCCCGATGACGCTGACCGTCGACGTTCCGCAGAGCGACGAGCTGGGTCCGGTCGCCAGCGGCGAGATGTGGGCCGAGCTGTACGACACGATCGCGCAGTGGATCGGCGAGCACCGCACGACGCTGATCTTCGTCGCCACCCGGCGCGCCAGCGAACGGGTCGCCTTCGCGCTGACCGAACGGCTCGGCGAAGGCGTCGTGCTGCCGCACCACGGCAGCCTCTCGCGCGAGAAACGCTTCGAAGCGGAGCAGAAGCTCAAGGCCGGCGAGCTGCGCGCGGTCGTCGCGACCGCGTCGCTCGAGCTGGGCATCGACGTCGGCGCGATCGATCTGGTCGTGCAGCTGGGCTCGCCGCGCGCGATCGCGACCGCGCTGCAGCGCATCGGCCGCTCCGGCCACTGGATCGGCGCGCGGCCCGAAGGCCGGCTGGTCGCGACGACGCGCGACGAGCTGCTCGAGTGCGCGGCGCTGGTGCGCGCGATGCGCACCGGCGCGATGGACGCGCTGACGATCCCGCCGGCGCCCCTCGACATCCTCGCGCAGCAGATCGTCGCCGCCTGCGCGGCCGAGGAGTGGAGTACCGACGCCCTTTTCGCGCTCGTGCGCGGCGCCTATCCGTACCGCGCCCTCGAGCGCAAGGCGTTCGACGACGTCGTCGCCATGCTGGCCGACGGCATCGCCAGCTCGCGCGGCCGCAGCGGCACCTACTTGCATTACGATCGCGTCAACGGGCGCCTGCGCGGCCGGCGCGGCGCGCGCATCGCGGCCATCACGTCCGGCGGCGCGATCCCGGAGACGGCGAACTTCAACGTCATCGCCGAGCCCGACGGCCAGCTGGTCGGCACGCTCGACGAGGACTTCGCGGTCGAGAGCATGGCCGGCGACGTGTTCTTGCTGGGCACGACGTCGTGGCAGATCCGGCGGGTCGAGAACGGCGTCGTGCGCGTGGTCGACGCGCACGGCGCGCCGCCCTCGATCCCGTTCTGGAACGGCGAAGGCCGCGGCCGGACCGTCGAGCTCTCGTTCGAAGTCTCGCAGGTGCGGCGCGCGATCGACGAGCGCAACGACGCCGACGCCGTGGCGTGGCTGCAACAGGAGTGCGCCATGGACCGTGCCGCCGCGGAGCAGGCCGTCACCTACGTGCGCGCGGGGAAAGCGATCCTCGGCGTCGTCCCGACCGACACGACGCTGGTCGCGGAACGCTTCTTCGACGAAGGCGGCGGGATGCAGCTGATCCTGCACACGCCGTTCGGCGCGCGCATCAACCGCGCGTGGGGCTTGGCGCTGCGCAAGAAGTTCTGCCGCTCGTTCAACCTCGAGCTGCAGGCGGCCGCGACCGACAACGGCCTGGTGCTCTCGCTCACCGATCAGCACGCCTTCCCGCTCGACGTCGTCTGGGAGTACGTCAAATCGGCCAGCGTCGAGGAGACCCTGCGCCAAGCGCTGTTGACGGCGCCGATGTTCGGCGCGCGCTGGCGTTGGAACGCCACCCGGGCGCTGGCGGTGCTGCGTTGGATGGGCGGACGAAAAGTGCCGCCGCAGCTGCAGCGGATGCGTTCGGACGATCTGCTCGCCGCCTGCTTCCCCGATGCCGCGGCTTGCCAAGAGAACATCACCGGACCGATGCGCATCCCCGATCACGTGCTCGTCAACGAGACGATGACGAACTGCCTGCACGAAGCGATGGACCTCGAGGGCCTCACGGCGATCCTCCGGCGCGTCGAGGCCGGCGAGCTGCGCACGGTCGCGGTCGACACGCCCGAGCCCTCGCCGTTCTGTCACGAGATCCTCAGCGCGAACCCCTACGCCTACCTCGACGACGCGCCGCTCGAAGAGCGCCGCACGCGCGCCGTCACGCTGCGCCGCACGATTCGCACCGACCTCGACGGCAGCGGCATCCTCGATCCGGCCGCGATCGCCGAAGTCGCCGAGTCGGCGTGGCCGCTGGTGCGCGACGCCGACGAGCTGCACGACGCGCTCGCGACGCTGGTCGTGGTCGCGCCGCTCGCGGGTTGGCGCGACTGGTACGACGAGCTGGTCGCGCAGCGGCGCGCGACGACGCTGACGACCGCCGGCGGCACCGCGCTGTGGACGTGCGCCGAACGGCTGGAGCTCGCGCGCCTGGCGTATCCCGATGCGACGCTCGCGCCGGAGATCGCGGCCGTGCCGACCCCGGCGTTGCCGGAGCGGCGCGAGGACGCGTTCGCCGAGATTCTGCGCGGCTGGCTCGAGTCGAGCGGCCCGGCGACCGTCGCCGAGCTGGCGGCGCGCTTCGCGGTCGACACCGCCACGATCGAGGTCGCGCTGGTGCGGCTCGAAGTCGACGGGCAAGTGCTGCGCGGCCGCTTCCGCGGCGGCAGCGACGAAGAGTGGTGCAATCGCCGTGTGCTGGCGCGCATCCATCACCTCACGCTGGGCAAGCTGCGGCGCGAGATCGAGCCGGTCACGACCGCGGAGTACGTCCGCTTCCTGTACCGCTGGCAGCACGTCGCGCCGGGCACGCGGCTGCACGGGCTCGACGGCACGATGCAGGTCATCCGGCAGCTGGCCGGCTACGAGATCCCGGCCGCGGCGTGGGAAGCGTCGATCTTGCCGGCGCGCGTCAACGGTTACAAGCGCGAATATCTCGACCGCCTGTGCTACAGCGGTGATTTGATGTGGGGCCGGCTCGCGCCGCACCCGACGCTGCGCAGCGAGGACGACGAGCGTGCGCGCAAGATTCGGCCGACGAAGCTGGCGCCGATCGCGCTCTTCCCGCGCGAGGACGCCGAGGCGCTGATCGTTCATCGCGACGCCGAGGATACCGCCGGCCTCACGCCGGCGGCACGCGAGGTGCTCGAGGAGATCGTGCGCCGCGGCGCCCCGTTCTTCACCGACGTCGTGCGCGGCACGAAGCGTCTCCCGGCAGAGGTGGAAGAGGCGCTCTGGCAATTGGTGGCCGCCGGTTTGGTGACGGCCGACGGCTTCGACGCGCTGCGCTCGCTGATCGACGCCAAGCGCCGCCTGGGCGAGAAAGGGCATCGCGCGCGACCGCGCTCGTCGAGCGGGCGTTGGACGCCGCTCAACGCGCCCACGCCGGCCATCGACGCCGAAGCGTTCGCGCGCCGGCTGTTGGCGCGCTGGGGCGTCGTCTTCCGCGACGTCGTCGCGCGCGAGACGCTGGCGCCGTCGTGGCGCGAGCTGCTCGGCGCGCTGCGCCGAATGGAGTCGCGCGGCGAGATCCGCGGCGGGCGCTTCGTCGCCGGCTACGTCGGCGAGCAGTACGCGCTCCCGGAGGCGCTCGACGCGCTGCGCGCGGCACGCCGGGCCGGCGACGGCGGCGAGGTCGTCGCGGTCAGCGCCTACGATCCCCTCCAACACGCCGCGGCCCTGCTACCGGGAGCTCCGGCGCGGCCGAAGAAGCTCGTCGCCATCTCGTAA
- a CDS encoding TonB-dependent receptor, whose translation MLVVLLLTSATFAVAAVTPAPNAAASPSPSPRATLSTIGTTATASRSTNLVGTADSASAGTIGAEQIATRPLLRPGELLEQIPGLVISQHSGEGKANQYYLRGFQLDHGTDLEGTVDDVPVNMPTHAHGQGYSDINWLIPELVQYVSFEKGPYYADEGDFATAGSYDLTYRDTIAPIEEFAIGDYGYDRYLVAGSRSAGGGNLLGAFEYDRDNGTFISPDEYEKFNGVLRWSRQTANSYVDVDAMAYHGAFDSTDQIPQRLVDAGVLNRYSAFDPSDGGTTDRYVLDGKWVHADAEGVSQVSAFGELYGLDLFSDFTYDLDDATDYYNVTANPVTCNPLYTTCKPGANHVGSYVSYCPANDTPTGGATVAGSVSPAPFTYACGDQREQLDQRFVTGLTAKRTYTSRLFETTIGTGFRNDNIPVVGLFLTSDRLRYPEGTLSDDHVAEFDQFLWLQSQYRIGPRLRLIGGVREDAYRIDVQAYLPGNSGLVHAALVSPKLMAAYAFDRHQELYVDAGDGFHSNDGRETTQTLDPQTHADIDPSGDPVTKYSPLNRAQGSEVGYRYSNGLLTSTVSAWQLHMNSELVFDGDNGTTAPAGPTIRRGLEFANFYTPDHWLTLDLDVATSTARFTSNFNGQGTYVPESLNAVTSAGITLDRPAFAASLRYRYFGPRALDQAGDAFSTPSNIVNLQLTRKLPRGRRLTLDVLNLFDNTQADDVEYYYQSWVPQDALNPAYAKDPAINPLLGGQGVNDYHFHPTERRIVRLSYALPL comes from the coding sequence GTGCTGGTCGTGCTCTTGCTGACCTCGGCGACATTTGCCGTTGCCGCCGTTACGCCGGCTCCGAACGCGGCGGCATCGCCGTCGCCCTCGCCGCGTGCGACGCTCTCGACGATCGGGACGACCGCGACGGCGAGCCGTTCGACGAACCTGGTCGGCACGGCCGACTCGGCCTCGGCTGGGACGATCGGCGCCGAGCAGATCGCGACGCGTCCGCTCTTGCGGCCCGGCGAGCTGCTCGAGCAGATTCCCGGCCTGGTCATCAGCCAGCACAGCGGCGAGGGGAAAGCCAACCAGTACTACTTGCGCGGATTTCAGCTCGACCACGGCACCGATCTCGAAGGCACCGTCGACGACGTCCCGGTCAACATGCCGACCCATGCGCACGGGCAAGGCTATTCCGACATCAACTGGTTGATCCCCGAGCTGGTCCAGTACGTCAGCTTCGAGAAGGGCCCGTACTACGCCGACGAGGGCGATTTCGCGACGGCCGGTTCGTACGATCTCACCTATCGCGACACCATCGCCCCGATCGAGGAGTTCGCGATCGGTGACTACGGATACGATCGCTACCTGGTCGCGGGCTCGCGTTCGGCGGGCGGCGGCAACCTGCTGGGCGCGTTCGAGTACGATCGCGACAACGGGACGTTCATCAGTCCCGACGAGTACGAGAAGTTCAACGGCGTGCTGCGCTGGAGCCGGCAAACGGCGAACAGCTACGTCGACGTCGACGCGATGGCATACCATGGTGCGTTCGACTCGACCGATCAGATCCCGCAGCGACTCGTCGACGCGGGCGTGCTGAACCGCTATTCGGCGTTCGACCCGAGCGACGGCGGCACGACCGATCGATACGTGCTGGACGGCAAGTGGGTCCACGCCGACGCCGAGGGCGTCTCCCAGGTCAGCGCGTTCGGTGAGCTCTACGGCCTCGACCTGTTCTCCGATTTCACCTACGATCTCGACGACGCGACCGACTACTACAACGTCACGGCGAATCCGGTCACCTGCAACCCGCTCTACACGACCTGCAAGCCGGGCGCGAACCACGTCGGCAGCTACGTCTCGTACTGCCCGGCGAACGATACGCCGACCGGCGGCGCGACGGTGGCGGGATCGGTCTCGCCCGCGCCGTTCACCTACGCCTGCGGCGATCAGCGCGAGCAGCTCGACCAACGGTTCGTCACCGGCCTGACGGCGAAGCGCACGTATACGAGCCGGCTGTTCGAGACGACGATCGGCACCGGCTTTCGCAACGATAACATCCCGGTCGTCGGACTCTTCCTCACCAGCGATCGCCTGCGGTACCCCGAGGGCACCCTGAGCGACGATCACGTCGCGGAGTTCGACCAGTTCCTATGGCTGCAGTCGCAGTACCGCATCGGGCCGAGGCTGCGCTTGATCGGCGGCGTGCGCGAGGACGCGTACCGGATCGACGTCCAGGCGTACCTGCCGGGGAACTCGGGACTGGTCCACGCCGCGCTGGTGAGCCCGAAACTGATGGCCGCGTATGCGTTCGATCGGCACCAGGAGCTCTACGTCGACGCGGGCGACGGCTTCCATTCGAACGACGGCCGCGAGACGACGCAGACGCTCGACCCGCAGACGCACGCCGACATCGACCCGAGCGGCGATCCGGTCACGAAGTACTCGCCGCTCAACCGCGCGCAGGGGTCCGAGGTCGGCTACCGCTACTCGAACGGATTGCTGACCAGCACGGTCTCGGCCTGGCAGCTGCACATGAACTCGGAGCTGGTCTTCGACGGCGACAACGGTACGACGGCCCCGGCCGGACCGACGATCCGGCGCGGTCTCGAGTTCGCCAACTTCTACACGCCCGACCATTGGCTGACGCTCGACCTGGACGTCGCGACCTCGACGGCGCGCTTCACGTCTAACTTCAACGGCCAGGGAACCTACGTTCCCGAGTCGCTCAACGCGGTGACGTCGGCGGGGATCACGCTCGACCGACCGGCCTTCGCGGCCTCCCTGCGCTACCGCTATTTCGGCCCGCGCGCGCTGGACCAGGCGGGCGACGCGTTCTCCACGCCCTCGAACATCGTCAACCTGCAGCTGACCCGTAAGCTCCCGCGCGGGCGCCGGCTCACGCTCGACGTCCTCAACCTGTTCGACAACACGCAGGCAGACGACGTCGAATACTACTATCAATCCTGGGTCCCCCAGGACGCGCTGAACCCCGCCTACGCGAAGGATCCCGCGATCAATCCGCTGCTGGGTGGCCAGGGCGTCAACGACTATCATTTCCATCCGACCGAACGGCGCATCGTACGGCTGAGCTACGCGCTGCCGCTCTGA
- a CDS encoding aldo/keto reductase has translation MRTVRLGRTGLKISEICLGTMTFGLQTDRDEAFRIMDVAAEAGVDFFDVADVYPVGGTLETVGRTEEIVGDWLAGKRARFVVATKVYNPVGPGPNDEGNSRRHVIDACEQSLRRLKTDFIDLYYIHRWDTQTPIDETLGAFDDLRRAGKIRYAGCSNIAAWQMMQALWTADANRTVRFDAVQPRYNLLYRNIEAELLPAAQANGVGAVVFNPLAGGVLTGKYKPGERPQEGTRFTLGSAAQLYQARYWQDAQLDVVQKLAADVASRGKSITHVALRWALEQPGVTAAIVGASRADQLRDSLGALAIELDDADRRACDQAWYALPRRRPEEER, from the coding sequence ATGCGGACGGTGCGGCTGGGGCGGACGGGGCTGAAGATCTCCGAGATCTGCCTGGGGACGATGACCTTCGGGCTCCAGACGGACCGGGACGAAGCGTTCCGGATCATGGACGTCGCGGCCGAGGCGGGCGTCGATTTCTTCGACGTCGCCGACGTGTACCCGGTGGGCGGGACGCTCGAGACGGTCGGGCGCACCGAGGAGATCGTCGGCGACTGGCTGGCCGGCAAGCGCGCGCGCTTCGTGGTGGCGACCAAGGTCTACAATCCGGTCGGGCCGGGACCGAACGACGAGGGCAACTCGCGCCGGCACGTCATCGACGCCTGCGAGCAGTCGTTGCGGCGGCTGAAGACCGACTTCATCGATCTCTACTACATCCACCGCTGGGACACGCAGACGCCGATCGACGAGACGCTCGGGGCGTTCGACGATCTGCGCCGTGCGGGCAAGATCCGCTACGCCGGGTGCAGCAACATCGCGGCCTGGCAGATGATGCAAGCGCTGTGGACCGCCGACGCGAACCGGACGGTGCGCTTCGACGCGGTCCAGCCGCGCTACAATCTGCTGTATCGGAACATCGAGGCGGAGCTGCTGCCGGCGGCGCAAGCCAACGGCGTCGGCGCGGTCGTCTTCAACCCGCTGGCCGGCGGCGTGCTGACCGGAAAGTACAAGCCCGGCGAACGCCCGCAGGAGGGGACGCGCTTCACGCTCGGCAGCGCGGCGCAGCTCTACCAGGCCCGTTACTGGCAAGACGCGCAGCTCGACGTCGTACAGAAGCTGGCCGCCGACGTCGCCTCGCGCGGGAAGTCGATCACTCACGTCGCGCTGCGCTGGGCGCTCGAACAGCCGGGCGTCACCGCGGCGATCGTCGGCGCCAGCCGGGCCGATCAGCTGCGCGACTCGTTGGGCGCGCTGGCGATCGAGCTCGACGACGCCGACCGGCGCGCTTGCGACCAGGCGTGGTACGCCCTGCCGCGCCGGCGGCCCGAGGAGGAACGCTGA
- a CDS encoding sterol desaturase family protein, with protein MGWTFLRHGSNTLLLALIAVVAIVLAIGVAPFHWLGAVIGALVFFGSEYTTHRFLLHAPPMKNPTVLKLQHRLHYDHHVAPTQLDLLFLPPWFVVPVTLLTAGIYAAITRDAGWTLSLLFGSLAGLFYYEWVHYVAHIPFQPVTGYGRWIKKYHLWHHYKNEHLWFGVTNPSTDVLGLTYRDVTEVDKSGTTRVLFPKE; from the coding sequence ATGGGATGGACGTTTCTGCGCCACGGCAGCAACACGTTGCTGCTGGCGCTGATCGCGGTCGTCGCGATCGTGCTGGCGATCGGTGTCGCGCCGTTCCACTGGCTCGGTGCGGTCATCGGCGCGCTCGTGTTCTTCGGTTCCGAGTACACGACGCACCGTTTCCTCTTGCATGCGCCGCCGATGAAGAATCCCACCGTGCTCAAGCTCCAACACCGCTTGCACTACGATCATCACGTCGCGCCGACGCAGCTCGACCTGCTCTTCCTGCCGCCGTGGTTCGTCGTCCCGGTGACGCTCCTGACGGCGGGCATCTACGCGGCGATCACTCGCGATGCGGGCTGGACGCTCTCACTGCTGTTCGGCAGCCTGGCGGGGCTGTTCTACTACGAGTGGGTCCACTACGTCGCGCACATCCCGTTCCAGCCGGTCACCGGCTACGGCCGCTGGATCAAGAAGTACCACCTCTGGCACCACTACAAGAACGAACACCTGTGGTTCGGCGTGACCAACCCGAGCACCGACGTTCTCGGCCTCACGTATCGCGACGTGACCGAGGTCGACAAGTCGGGGACGACGCGCGTTTTGTTCCCGAAGGAGTAG
- a CDS encoding DoxX family protein: MFHLEQFTSLGLLLMRIMVGVVYAGSGLKDLKDPAARAKSIGQSQGFTIFLSVAEIAGGAGIILGVLQQLAVLGLLAIMAGAIQKKVVVWKTGFWGKDGGEGWYYDLTFVSTLLVILFTNGGDYVLMH; this comes from the coding sequence ATGTTCCATCTCGAACAGTTCACCAGCCTCGGGCTGCTGCTCATGCGCATCATGGTGGGCGTGGTCTACGCCGGCAGCGGCCTCAAGGATCTCAAGGACCCCGCCGCGCGCGCCAAGAGCATCGGCCAGTCGCAGGGCTTCACGATCTTTCTCTCGGTCGCGGAGATCGCCGGCGGCGCCGGCATCATCCTGGGCGTCCTGCAGCAGCTCGCCGTGCTCGGGCTGCTCGCGATCATGGCCGGCGCGATCCAAAAGAAAGTCGTCGTCTGGAAGACGGGCTTCTGGGGCAAGGACGGCGGTGAAGGCTGGTACTACGACCTCACCTTCGTCTCGACGTTGCTCGTCATTCTCTTCACCAACGGCGGCGACTACGTCCTGATGCACTGA